In Musa acuminata AAA Group cultivar baxijiao chromosome BXJ2-10, Cavendish_Baxijiao_AAA, whole genome shotgun sequence, a genomic segment contains:
- the LOC135625509 gene encoding syntaxin-112-like isoform X2, whose translation MNDLMTKSFMSYVELKKQALKDLEAGADDPPKVEAAAGGLTRMEEENLARFFSEIGGIQSEMDDVSSLLVDLRFLNEESKSAHSAKLLRGLRDRMDADVVAVLRKAKAIKVRLESLDRSNAANRGVAACFTEGSPVDRTRVSVTNGLRTKLRETMNGFQLLRERIVSDHREGLKRRYLNATGEAATEEAIDKMLSGASQVGLLDNKGEVDLEVLERQKAVSDIQRSLMQLHQVFLDMAVMMEGQEDQLNDIEENVARAKDYISGGTDRLVSANAMRKRNKKCACLVCALLLVVISVCLVLILTDP comes from the coding sequence ATGAACGACCTTATGACCAAGTCTTTCATGAGTTACGTGGAACTCAAGAAGCAGGCGCTGAAGGATCTCGAGGCCGGGGCGGATGACCCACCGAAAGTCGAGGCGGCGGCCGGCGGTCTCACCCGCATGGAAGAAGAGAACCTTGCTCGCTTCTTCAGCGAGATCGGCGGGATCCAGTCCGAGATGGACGACGTCTCCAGCCTCCTCGTCGATCTCCGCTTCCTGAACGAGGAGTCCAAGTCCGCCCACAGCGCCAAACTCCTCCGCGGCCTGCGGGATCGCATGGACGCCGACGTGGTGGCCGTCCTCCGCAAGGCCAAGGCCATCAAGGTCCGGCTGGAGTCCCTCGACCGCTCCAACGCCGCCAACCGTGGTGTGGCGGCGTGCTTCACCGAGGGCAGTCCCGTGGACCGGACACGGGTGTCGGTGACCAATGGCTTGCGGACCAAGCTTAGGGAGACGATGAATGGGTTTCAGCTGTTGCGGGAGCGCATAGTTTCCGATCACAGAGAGGGCCTGAAGCGGAGGTACCTCAACGCCACGGGCGAGGCCGCGACCGAGGAGGCGATCGACAAGATGCTCTCAGGGGCCAGCCAAGTCGGGCTCCTGGACAACAAGGGCGAAGTGGACTTGGAGGTATTGGAGAGGCAGAAGGCGGTGAGCGACATACAGAGGAGCTTGATGCAGCTGCATCAGGTCTTCCTCGACATGGCGGTCATGATGGAAGGGCAGGAGGATCAACTGAACGACATCGAGGAGAATGTGGCCCGGGCGAAGGATTACATCAGTGGGGGAACCGACCGCCTCGTCTCTGCCAATGCAATGAGGAAGAGGAACAAGAAGTGCGCTTGCTTGGTTTGTGCTCTGCTGCTGGTTGTCATCTCGGTTTGCTTGGTTCTTATACTCACGGATCCTTAA
- the LOC135625509 gene encoding syntaxin-112-like isoform X1 has translation MVYDGFLAGRRRGAAPKMNDLMTKSFMSYVELKKQALKDLEAGADDPPKVEAAAGGLTRMEEENLARFFSEIGGIQSEMDDVSSLLVDLRFLNEESKSAHSAKLLRGLRDRMDADVVAVLRKAKAIKVRLESLDRSNAANRGVAACFTEGSPVDRTRVSVTNGLRTKLRETMNGFQLLRERIVSDHREGLKRRYLNATGEAATEEAIDKMLSGASQVGLLDNKGEVDLEVLERQKAVSDIQRSLMQLHQVFLDMAVMMEGQEDQLNDIEENVARAKDYISGGTDRLVSANAMRKRNKKCACLVCALLLVVISVCLVLILTDP, from the coding sequence ATGGTTTACGATGGGTTTCTTGCAGGTCGGCGACGAGGAGCTGCTCCGAAGATGAACGACCTTATGACCAAGTCTTTCATGAGTTACGTGGAACTCAAGAAGCAGGCGCTGAAGGATCTCGAGGCCGGGGCGGATGACCCACCGAAAGTCGAGGCGGCGGCCGGCGGTCTCACCCGCATGGAAGAAGAGAACCTTGCTCGCTTCTTCAGCGAGATCGGCGGGATCCAGTCCGAGATGGACGACGTCTCCAGCCTCCTCGTCGATCTCCGCTTCCTGAACGAGGAGTCCAAGTCCGCCCACAGCGCCAAACTCCTCCGCGGCCTGCGGGATCGCATGGACGCCGACGTGGTGGCCGTCCTCCGCAAGGCCAAGGCCATCAAGGTCCGGCTGGAGTCCCTCGACCGCTCCAACGCCGCCAACCGTGGTGTGGCGGCGTGCTTCACCGAGGGCAGTCCCGTGGACCGGACACGGGTGTCGGTGACCAATGGCTTGCGGACCAAGCTTAGGGAGACGATGAATGGGTTTCAGCTGTTGCGGGAGCGCATAGTTTCCGATCACAGAGAGGGCCTGAAGCGGAGGTACCTCAACGCCACGGGCGAGGCCGCGACCGAGGAGGCGATCGACAAGATGCTCTCAGGGGCCAGCCAAGTCGGGCTCCTGGACAACAAGGGCGAAGTGGACTTGGAGGTATTGGAGAGGCAGAAGGCGGTGAGCGACATACAGAGGAGCTTGATGCAGCTGCATCAGGTCTTCCTCGACATGGCGGTCATGATGGAAGGGCAGGAGGATCAACTGAACGACATCGAGGAGAATGTGGCCCGGGCGAAGGATTACATCAGTGGGGGAACCGACCGCCTCGTCTCTGCCAATGCAATGAGGAAGAGGAACAAGAAGTGCGCTTGCTTGGTTTGTGCTCTGCTGCTGGTTGTCATCTCGGTTTGCTTGGTTCTTATACTCACGGATCCTTAA